In Humulus lupulus chromosome 6, drHumLupu1.1, whole genome shotgun sequence, a single genomic region encodes these proteins:
- the LOC133782508 gene encoding protein CHLORORESPIRATORY REDUCTION 41, chloroplastic, which produces MASTSTLLQVLFHTNPLPLSLLPSPNPSPSHFRPKFSIKCNSTPTPEPVDPSFPIPSSETTISPESFPIEKRRRSEIIQDPKSRTGLTMPEPPSFEIGWKRTKEIKLEKPKGYVIADFLEKLEGLMGKEFGSTELLAKAGEIVAERAREEAVVLREKGEVEERLITELFRVLRLIEMDMTMVKAAVKEETLNVRLEQAKARCRQAILVALSF; this is translated from the coding sequence ATGGCATCCACGTCCACTCTCCTTCAAGTTCTCTTCCACACTAACCctcttcctctttctctcctCCCGTCACCCAACCCATCTCCATCTCACTTTCGCCCCAAATTCTCCATCAAATGCAATTCCACTCCTACCCCAGAACCCGTCGATCCCTCATTCCCCATTCCCAGCTCCGAAACCACCATTTCTCCCGAATCATTCCCCATCGAAAAGCGAAGGAGATCCGAGATTATCCAAGACCCGAAATCGCGAACCGGGCTGACCATGCCGGAGCCACCGAGTTTCGAGATCGGCTGGAAGAGGACGAAGGAGATTAAGCTGGAAAAGCCAAAAGGATACGTGATAGCGGATTTCTTGGAAAAATTGGAGGGTTTAATGGGGAAGGAGTTCGGGTCGACGGAGCTTTTGGCGAAGGCGGGAGAGATTGTGGCGGAGAGGGCGAGAGAGGAGGCGGTGGTGCTTAGAGAGAAAGGGGAAGTGGAAGAGAGGTTGATTACAGAGCTGTTTAGGGTTTTGAGGTTGATTGAAATGGATATGACTATGGTGAAAGCTGCGGTTAAGGAAGAGACTCTCAACGTGAGGCTTGAGCAAGCCAAGGCTAGGTGTAGGCAAGCTATACTTGTTGCTTTGtccttttga